The Tripterygium wilfordii isolate XIE 37 chromosome 17, ASM1340144v1, whole genome shotgun sequence genome has a window encoding:
- the LOC119981899 gene encoding uncharacterized protein LOC119981899 — protein sequence MGYNRVTNGFHFQATIQAVQGLKHVEFDKTSSTVVVVSGGVAYGGRIGLQNLVISMLMSYLVLCYMSEENIFSVKVCNSLVAENIFFVKGCDTLVPSTISTSEASLIGKSPRLLFQYDRGGKYRSKKTSMKVTGTKKIDCPFRLKEVKMRTGDDCMARVTAEKAGKTQMQVVMSFLQHEGYIFESQTNVVTNELEDLFFAHPGSLERWRAFPHVLLMDSTYKTNRYKMPLLEIVGATATNMTFCIAFVFLHSEKVFNYTWALRCLQSTMDGCTGPRVIVTDKELALMNASAQSDLVTSLTFIHQVIQSQDIAIKASIDHNKTIVQHRFNIPHFQELRGFVSSHALHMILKEFEQSKNAEEVFYKCGCQLRTSYGLPCAHEQAIYLNDGRPIPMDSIDNFWRKLDLSSCVSLQDDDIDCDVDLQTNNRGRPSLKKKVTLNTRANPSALLFVESDSPHSGEPSRHSYSFGGPDSKSREDISTRANTTTFEFVEPYIFQFQEPARHSGSSIYNYSVHAYVRQFPPILHPYIMHVQDVKPDENYGFWAIAVCLGLHDDAWATIRYNLIEELHIFRTQYVAIFGSDDQWTRVYNSPNFFALDRGALIEHWMTMSDIGLLIASKFNVILHVLSVAQSLTYFPLRSTPPPSYQHVAISIEYVNNNHCVHVVLTKGYPMPPIMPHAYMQYMRSRFPSGTIVLED from the exons ATGGGTTACAACCGGGTCACAAATGGGTTTCACTTTCAGGCGACTATTCAAGCCGTCCAAGGGCTGAAACATGTAGAGTTCGACAAGACAAGTtcaacggtggtggtggttaGCGGAGGGGTTGCCTATGGTGGCCGGATCGGGCTCCAAAA TCTAGTGATAAGCATGCTCATGTCTTATCTTGTCCTGTGTTATATGTCtgaagagaatatattctctgttaaaGTGTGTAACTCTTTAGTTGCAGAAAATATATTCTTTGTAAAAGGGTGTGACACTTTAGTTCCATCAACAATTTCAAC GTCAGAGGCTAGTCTAATCGGGAAGAGTCCTAGACTGTTGTTCCAATACGATCGCGGTGGCAAGTATAGAAGCAAGAAAACCTCCATGAAGGTTACaggcacaaaaaaaattgattgtcctTTCAGATTGAAAGAGGTGAAAATGCGAACAGGTGATGACTGCATGGCAAGGGTG ACTGCAGAGAAAGCCGGTAAAACCCAGATGCAAGTTGTCATGTCATTCCTACAACATGAAGGATACATTTTCGAGAGTCAAACAAATGTTGTAACCAATGAGCTTGAAGATTTATTCTTCGCACATCCAGGATCATTAGAGCGATGGCGTGCATTCCCGCACGTGTTATTGATGGActcaacatataaaacaaatagATACAAGATGCCTCTCCTTGAGATTGTCGGCGCGACTGCAACTAATATGACATTTTGCATAGCATTCGTGTTCCTGCACTCAGAAAAAGTGTTCAATTATACTTGGGCTTTAAGGTGTCTACAGTCAACAATGGATGGATGCACTGGTCCACGAGTTATTGTCACAGACAAAGAGTTGGCCTTGATGAATGCATCTGCCCAG TCAGATTTGGTGACATCACTGACATTTATTCATCAAGTCATCCAATCACAGGACATAGCTATCAAAGCGAGTATTGACCATAACAAAACTATCGTCCAACATCGATTCAATATACCGCACTTCCAGGAATTACGTGGTTTTGTTTCAAGTCACGCATTGCATATGATTTTGAAGGAATTTGAGCAATCTAAGAATGCCGAAGAAGTTTTCTACAAATGCGGATGTCAACTTCGTACAAGCTATGGACTGCCATGTGCGCATGAGCAAGCAATATATTTGAACGATGGTCGTCCCATACCAATGGATTCCATAGATAATTTTTGGAGGAAACTTGACTTATCATCGTGTGTGTCTCTTCAAGACGATGACATCGATTGTGACGTCGATCTGCAA ACGAACAATCGTGGACGCCCCTCCTTGAAGAAAAAAGTTACATTAAATACTCGTGCTAATCCTTCTGCATTACTGTTCGTTGAGTCTGATTCCCCTCATTCTGGGGAACCAAGCAGACATAGTTATTCATTTGGAGGCCCCGACTCGAAGAGCAGGGAAGACATATCCACTCGTGCTAATACGACTACATTTGAGTTTGTTGAGccatatatttttcaatttcagGAACCAGCGAGACACAGTGGCTCCTCTATTTACAACTACTCTGTACATGCCTATGTTCGTCAGTTTCCACCTATACTTCATCCTTACATTATGCATGTACAAGACGTAAAACCTGATGAAAATTATGGCTTTTGGGCGATAGCTGTCTGTCTTGGTCTTCACGACGATGCATGGGCAACTATCCGATATAACTTAATAGAAGAGTTACACATATTTAGGACACAGTATGTTGCAATATTTGGCAGTGATGACCAGTGGACTCGTGTTTACAACTCACCGAACTTCTTTGCATTAGATAGAGGAGCACTgattgagcattggatgactaTGTCAGACATaggtctcttgattgcttcaaagttcaatgtGATATTACACGTTTTAAGTGTTGCACAGAGCTTGACGTATTTTCCACTTCGATCTACTCCACCACCGTcgtatcaacatgttgctatctCTATCGAgtacgtaaataataatcactgCGTCCATGTTGTATTGACAaagggttacccgatgcctcccattatgcctCATGCGTACATGCAATATATGCGTTCTAGGTTTCCTTCTGGAACCATTGTGTTGGAAGATTAG